One Oscillatoria salina IIICB1 genomic window, CCTCTTAGTAAATAAACTTTACGATTAGTTAGGTATTTACTATAATTATCGCGAACTTAAGTTAATTTTGCTTAATTTAGCAATAATTTCAGTTAGTTAAGAGGGAAATTGTCGGCATTAGCGATCGCAGCTCCCCGATCTTTAATAACTAATTTTAAGATTGATAAAGGAAGTTAACAAAAAGGTTAACTCTGCGGCTAAAAGTAGTAAGTAAAGGGCAGCGCGGGGACGAAACACCGAAAAAATCAAGCTTAAGCTTTTCAAGTCAGCAATTGCGCCAAAGATCAGATAAGCTAGTAAAGCACCGCTAGAAAAGCTCGAACTAAAAGCACGGATAAAGAAAGCGTCAATAGTTGCAGAAGTAGAAACTAACATTCCTAGCAACATCATCACCAAAACAGCCGAAATCGAACCAACTCCGAGATTGAGGAGTTGATAACGAGGGATAATAACTTGTAAAATAGCAGCGATCGCGCAACCGCAAACTAAGAAAATTCCTAACTGTCGTAATTCGAGGACAATATTATCTAAGACTAAACTCAGTCGTCCGAGGAGTGTATATTTAGTTGTAGAGATAACTAGATTTGGCTGGTGAGTTTGGAGAGGTGAAAGTAAAAAAGTTCCCGAATGAAGTAAATCTCGTCGTTGCTGTTGCCAAATAGCTTGTGAAGAAGATAAATTTTGTCTAGGATGAGGTAACATCAGCCAGCGTCGGAGAAGAGATTCGCGATCGGGTTGCGCGTGAAAAACCCAACCCGCGATCGCTGCAATAATCAATACTAAAACTACTCGCAAAACCACGATATCTAGGCGATCGCTAAATGCAATCCAAGTTACCCAAATTGTAATCGGATTAATGGTTGGAGCGCCAAGTAAAAAACCAATTACTATCGGTGTAGGAACTTGTTGTAAAAGCATTCGCCTTGCTACGGGTATGTTACCATACTCGCATACTGGTAAAATCAAACCTAAGCAACTACCAAAAATTGCACCCCAAAGCGGATGGTTTGGTAGACGCGCAGAAATTACGCGATCGCTAGCAAATACTAACAGGAAACTAGAGACAATAATCCCGAGTAACAAAAAAGGAATCGCCTCAAACAACAAACTTAAAAATAAGGTAAATACATTAGTCATTAGTCATTCAGGGTTAACTCACTCATTATCTAATCTTCTCAGTGAAAATAGGGCTTGGTAAAGAGAAACAACAGTTGAAACTAATAATACCACGAGAAAACTCCTGAACAATTGGCTCATTTTTTGGGGAGATCGAGATCGAATTGTGGCTGTAGCTTTCACTGCTACTTTTTGTGGTGAGAGAATTAATCCCGATTTTTCCTCGATCTGGAAAAATAAATTTGGCAAATGGTCAATTAAAAAAAATACAGCTTCAAATAGCTATCATAGAAAAATAACTACTGTCTGAATTTAATTTATGTCTGAATTAATTTTATTTTGGCATCGGCGAGATTTACGAATTAGCGATAATATTGGACTAGCAGAAGCACGAAAAAAAACTAATAAAATAGTAGGTGTTTTTTGTCTCGATCCTGGTATTTTAGAAGCAGATGACGTGGCGCCAGCAAGAGTTAAATATCTACTTGGTTGTTTGTCTGAATTACAGTCAAGCTATCAGCAAGCCGGCAGTCAATTATTAATTTTACAAGGGAAACCAAGCCAAGAAATACCCGATCTAGCAGTAGCAGCGAACGCCAAAGCTGTATATTGGAATTGGGATGTAGAACCTTATGCCAAAAAACGCGATCGCCAAGTTAAAGAAGCCCTCACAGCAAAAGGAATTGCCGTCGAAAACTTCTGGGATCAATTACTTCACCCTCCTGGGGAAATTCTGACTAAATCGAGTAACAAACCTTACACGGTTTATACACCTTTCTGGAAAAATTGGTACAGTCAGCCGAAAAAATCTCATGCACAAAAATTAGAAAATGTCAAGGGTTTGACAGAAAAAGAAAGAGAAATAGTCAAAGCGCGATCGCTACCTTCCGCCCAAGATTTAGGCTATGTTTGGGATAACGAATTGCTGCTACAACCAGGAGAGAAAGCAGCCCAAGCCAGACTGAGAGAATTTTGTGACAAAACAATCGGCGAATACCAGCAACAGCGAGACTTTCCCTATGTAGATGGTACATCCAGACTCAGCGCCGCCTTAAAATTTGGCGCGATCGGCATTCGCACCGTTTGGGAAGCCTCACAAGAAGCTTACAACCAAAGTCGTAGCGACGAAACCAAAGCGAGTATCGAAACCTGGCAAAAAGAATTAGCTTGGCGAGAATTTTACCAACACGCGATCTATTTCTTTCCCCAACTCGCCGAGGGACCCTATCGAGAATACTGGCAAGATTTTCCTTGGGATAACTCCGAAAAATACTTTCAAGCTTGGTGCGAAGGAAAAACAGGTTATCCGATTGTCGATGCCGCCATGCGCCAGCTAAATACCGTTGGTTGGATGCACAACCGTTGTCGAATGATTGTTGCGAGTTTTTTAACCAAAGACTTGATTATCAACTGGCAGTGGGGCGAAAAATACTTTATGCAGAGACTTTTTGATGGGGATTTAGCCGCTAATAACGGTGGTTGGCAATGGAGTGCGTCATCGGGAATGGACCCCAAACCCTTAAGAATTTTTAACCCTTATTCCCAAACCCAAAAATATGACCCCGAAGCCGAGTATATCCGTCAGTGGCTACCAGAATTAAGTTCAGTAGACACAGAATGTCTAGTTACGGGGAAAATAGCAGCCGAAGATCGCGATCGCTGCGGCTATCCCCAACCAATAGTGAATCATAAACAACAGCAAAAAGAATTTAAACAGCGCTATCAACAGGTAAAAAACAACTAGACAGCTTCATCTGTGAGATCCAATCTCAATTCCCGATAAGATTGTGGGATAATGAAAAACATTTGTTTATCAGTGAAAATAACTACTGGAGTGCAAAACTAACGTGAAGGTTTTGGTAGTCGGCAGTGGTGGTCGCGAACACGCCCTAGCATGGAAATTGCTACAATCTAAGCGCATTACCGGGGTCTATTGTGTCCCTGGTAATGGCGGTACAGCAGTAATGAAGGGTTGTAAAAATTTACCCTTACGAGTAGATGATTTTGAAGGAATATCTCGGTTTTTGGAAGTACACGGCATTCCTTTAGTCGTTGTCGGTCCGGAACTTCCCCTGTCAATGGGAATCGCCGATTACCTCAAAGATTTAAACGTGATGGTATTTGGTCCAAACAAAGCCGGGGCGCAAATTGAAGCGAGTAAATCTTGGGCAAAAGAACTAATGTTGTCGGCAAATGTTCCGACTCCCAAAGCAGAAATGTTTGCTGAAGCAGAAACAGCGATCGCTTATGTGGAAAAACAAGGTGCGCCGATCGTCATTAAAGCAGACGGTTTAGCCGCCGGAAAAGGAGTGATCGTTGCCCAAACAGTTCCCGAAGCAACAACCGCGATCGCCTCTTTATTCCAAAAAGGCTTTAGCAAGGTACTGGTGGAAGAATATTTGACAGGTCAAGAAGTTTCTGTACTCGCCTTAACCGACGGAAAAACCGTTCGTCCCTTACTTCCCGCCCAAGATCACAAACGCATTGGCGAAGGAGATACCGGAGAAAATACTGGGGGAATGGGCGCTTATGCCCCTGCGCCGATTGTAACTCCAGAATTAATGTCTCGCATCGAACGAGAAATTCTTCAGCCCACAGTTGAAGCTTTGGTGCAACGAGGAATTGACTACCGAGGCGTACTTTACGCCGGATTGATGATTACCCCAGAAGGAACGCCAAAAGTATTGGAATTTAACTGTCGCTTCGGCGATCCCGAAACCCAAGCAATATTACCCTTGCTCGACACGCCCTTAGAACAACTGTTTATCGCTTGTTGCGAAGGGAAACTAGCCGAACAGCCCCCCATCGCTTGGAAGCAAGGTAGCGCGATTACCGTCGTCGCTTCCTCCCCAGGATACCCAGGCAAATACCAAAAAGGACTAGCGATCGCCGGAATCGAACAAGCAGAAAACTTTGGCGCGATCGTCTTTCATGCGGGAACCAAACTCAAACAACAACAACTCGTTACCGATGGCGGTAGAGTTCTCAATGTTACCGCAGTCGGCGAAAACTTTAGCGTAGCTAAAACCAAAGCTTATCAAGGAATCGAAAAGATTCAATTTGAAGGCATTTACTACCGACGCGATATCGGTCATCGACTGGTGAGTGCTAACTTTCTTGCTAGTTAGTCGCAAACGATCGACTATATTGGTAGACGCATTGATTAAATAATCTGTCTTCTTGAGTCAGCTTATTTACCTCGAGACTGTTGTATTCTCTTTTGATTGGCGAATCTACCTTGCTGAATCTATTCAAAAGTATCCGAGAAGCGATCGCTCGTTGGTGGAGCGAATTTACCCTTCAGACACGATTGATGGCAGCAGCTACGTTAGTTGTTTCCTTATTAATGAGCGGTCTGACATTTTGGGCTGTCAATACGATTCAACAAGATGCACGGATGAACGATACTCGCTTTGGCAGCGATTTAGGGCTTTTACTTGCAGCGAACGTCGCTCCAGCGATCGCTGAAGGCAATTTAACTGAGGTGGCTCGTTTTACCAATCGCTTTTACAGCAGTACCTCTAGCGTCCGCTATATGATCTATGCCGATGAGTCGGGCAAAATTTTCTACGGGATTCCCTATTCGGAAGAAGAAGTACAAAACTCCTTGACAATCGAACGGCGCATTCAATTACCAGAAAGTTATGCTCAATATTCTGAGTTACCTTTAGTGCGCCAGCATCTCACTCCTGACGGACAAGTTACCGATGTTTTTGTCCCCCTCAACTACCAAGGAAAATATTGGGGAGTTTTAGCGATCGGCATTAATGCTAACCCAACTGTTGTTGCTTCCTCACACTTAACTAGAGATGTCACGATCGCTGTTTTCATCTCGATTTGGGCGATGGTCATTTTGGGAGCGGTATTTAACGCTTTGACAATTACTAGACCGATTAAAGAGCTACTTTTGGGTGTAAAAAACATCGCGGCTGGCAATTTTAAACAGCGCATCGATTTGCCTTTTAAAGGAGAACTCGGCGAACTAATTTCTAGCTTTAATGAAATGGCAGAACGGTTGGAAAGATACGAAGAACAAAATATCGAAGAACTAACTGCCGAAAAAGCCAAACTGGAAACTTTAATGTCTACGATTGCTGATGGCGCTGTACTGCTGGATACAGATTTGCACGTAATTTTAGTTAATCCTACCGCACAAAGGATTTTTGGTTGGGAAGGTTTACCAGTAGTTGGCGAAAATGTCCTCCATCACTTACCCGCAGCTTTGACAGTTAAACTGACTAAACCTCTTTATCAAATTGCCACTAGCGAAACTATTGCCGAAGAGAAAGGAGATTTTCCTAGCGATGAAGCAGTTAAAACTCATTCGCGTCTTCCGGAAATTGGGGAGTTTCGCCTCACTTTAACTGAACCTACTCAACGTACTGTCCGCATTCTCTTAATTAAAGTTCTCGATCAAAGAACCGAAACAATTAAAGGAATCGCAATGACAGTACAAGATATTACTCGCGAAGTTGAATTAAATGAAGCAAAAAGCCAATTTATTAGTAATGTTTCCCACGAGTTAAGAACGCCTTTATTTAATATTAAATCTTTTATTGAAACTCTTTACGAATACGGCGAAGACCTTAGCGAAGCAGAAAGACGAGAATTTCTCGATACGGCTAACCACGAAACCGATCGCTTAACTCGTTTGGTTAATGATGTTTTGGATTTATCTCGTCTCGAATCAAATCGAACCTATGTTTTAGGGGCGGTAGATTTGCTGCAAACGGCGGAACAAACTCTGCGTACTTATCAATTGAATGCTAAAGATAAAGGAATTGAATTAAGTCAGGAAATTGAACCAAATCTGCCTCCTGTTGTCGGTCATTATGACCTATTGTTGCAAGTTTTAGCTAACTTGGTTGGTAATTCTTTGAAGTTCACTAAAGCCGGAGGAAAAATTACTATTCGCGCTTATAATCTCGAATCTACACCCTATCCTTTAGAAGAAATTGAAAAGGTACGAATTGAAGTTTCTGATACAGGGATTGGGATTGATAAAGAAGACCAAGAAGCAATTTTTGACCGTTTTTTCCGGGTAGAAAATCGCGTTCATACTTTAGAAGGAACGGGTTTGGGACTTTCAATTGTTCGCAATATTATCGAAAAGCATAATACCACTGTCCATTTGGTCAGTGAAGTAGGAATAGGAACGACTTTTTGGTTCGATTTGCCAGTTTATAGTGAAGAATTAATTCAAAGCTATCAAGATACTGACGAGAATTAAACTGACTAAAAGTAAGATACCTAGATTTCGTTTAAACCACAATTTGAATCCAGGATTATAGCGAGGTGGAGTTAACTCCAGGGGTTCGTGGCGATCGCGAAATAAGGTACAAGTTTTCGCATAGGGACGTTGGGGAAAGTTACAAGTGTCATCCTCATGATAGACGCAGCGATCGCATAAATAGTCTCCTGCTGTCGCTTGATGTAAGGGAATACCAGGATGACCGTAAGCTTTGAGAATAGCACGACAATGAGGACAAGTAACTGCCTCAACGTCTACGGGTTGTTGACAATGGGGACAATCAGGCATTACTACTAATGAATCATCTTTCTTAAGCTAGGGGCAACCACAGGGGGATTGCCCCTACTGGTCTAATTCTCGCAAAACTTTCGCTAAAATCTCAAACATTTGCTCAATTTGTTCTTTACTAATTATCAACGGTGGCGAGAGGGCAATAATATCGCCTGTTACGCGAATTAATAATCCTTGTTCGTAGCAACGTTGTAAACATTCCCTTCCTCTCATACCGGGTTTTCCTGGTATGGATTCTAATTCTATTCCTGCTACTAAACCAATGTTCCTTAAGTCAATTATCTGAGGTAAATCGCGTAACGAATGAACTGCTTCTTGCCAATAATTAGCTAAACTATCAGCACGAGCAAATAAACCTTCTTCTTCGTAAACATCTAAAGTTGCCATTGCTGCGGCACAAGCTACGGGATGTCCGGAATAGGTGTACCCATGAAATAATTCAATCGCATTTTCTGCTGCTGCGTCCATAAAGGTATCGTAAATACCTTTTTTGACAAAAACTGCTCCCATTGGAATTGTGCCGTTGGTAAGCCCTTTTGCGACGGTAATCAGATCGGGAATTACGCCAAAATATTCGCTAGCAAAGCTTTTTCCTAGTCGTCCAAACCCGGTAATTACTTCATCAAAAATTAACAAAATGCCGTATTTGTCGCAAATTTCTCGCAATCTTTTTAAGTAACCAACTGGGGGAATTAAGACACCGGTAGAACCTGCCACTGGTTCTACAATAACCGCCGCAATTGTTGAAGCGTCGTGTAAAGTAACAATTCTTTCTAATTCGTCGGCTAAATGACTTCCCCATTGAGGTTGTCCGCGAGTAAAAGCATTATGTTCTAAATTGTGGGTGTGGGGAAGATGATCGACTCCGGTAATTAAACTACCAAAAAATTTGCGATTGTTAGCAATTCCACCGACAGAAATCCCGCCAAAACCTACGCCATGATAGCCTCTTTCTCTACCAATTAAACGCTGACGAGTTCCTTCTCCTTTCACGCGATGATAGGCGATCGCGATCTTCAATGCTGATTCTACCGCTTCGGAACCGGAGTTGCCATAAAAAACGCGATCGAAGTCTCCCGGAACCATTTTAATCAATCTTTCTGCTAGTTCAAATGCACCAGGATGTCCCATTTGAAACGGTGGTGCATAATCTAATTTAGCGACTTGTTGCTGAATTGCGGCGACAATTTTCGGGCGACAGTGACCTGCATTTACACACCATAAACCTGCCGTTCCGTCAAGTATTTCTCGACCATCAACGGTAGTATAATACATCTCTTTTGCGCCTACCAAGAGACGCGGTTTTGCTTTAAACTGCCTGTTAGCAGTAAATGGCATCCAAAAGGCTTCGAGTTGATTTGCCACAGTTTTTACTCCCGATCTTCCCATCTCGCGATCGCCACTAAATTTTCAGCAGTGATGCGCGTCACTCGATCGTTAATATTATCTCACTTTTCTGGTTGACTGAACGCACAATTTTTCTTGACCAAATTCTAGTTTTTTCCTGATTCATCTCACTTGAGACTGACAAATCAAGAGTAACAATTAAAAGTGTCAACTGACTAAATTAGAAAAATCATGTGTCTCTCTTCTCGCAGCCTTGGTTTACCTTGGCAATCTGTTGCTTATCAGACTCCAGAAAGCGATATTTTACTCACTTATCGAGGAACATCTTATCAAGCTCGTCAACGTTTATCAATGCCATCGCTACCAATTATCAAATTAAAGTATCGCGGGATTAATTATTTTCAATCACCATCAATTTTTAAGTAAATTTTTGTTGAATGTGGGGATTTAGCCCTCGATACAAATTAGACTAAATACCCACAAGAAAACACCTTTTAAATTATTTTACAGCTAAGGTGCGCAAGCGATTCAAAGCAGCCGCTAATTCAAAACGACGGAAATAAGCCAAATCTCCTTGAGGATAGTCAGTAATTACATCTAATCCTTCATTTTCCAAATCGCCGATCGTCAAATCTAAGATTGTGGGAAGATCGTTTTGGCGATCGATATATCTTTGTTTAGCATAGACGATCGCCGCCGCGATCGCGCGCAATTGTCCCGAATCTACTATTTGTTCTACTGCGGTTAAATCGATATCTTCTGTACCAAAAGCTACTTCATCAACGTCGCGTACTTTTACTTTTACCGCCCTCCGTCCCCGACTGGGGTCAATACTTTCTGGTAAAGGTATACGCGAGGTTATTTTACCAAATTTTCTGCCTCCTTCGGCACTACGTTCGGTAACATATTCTCGAGCAATTGCTTTCGCTTTTGCAGTCACATCGTGGGGTTGAAAATTATCCATAGCGATGACAGTATCAGCGACATCGAAATAATCTCCACTACCACCCATAACTAAAATTGTCGAAACGCCATAATCGGCGTATAATTGCTGAATTTTATCGATAAAGGGCGTAATTGGTTCTTTATCCTTCGAGATAAGCTGTTGCATCCGGCGATCGCGGATCATAAAATTAGTTGCGGCGGTATCTTCGTCAACTAATAATAATTTTGCCCCTGCTTCTAAAGCTTCGATAATATTTGCTGCTTGGGATGTACTTCCGCTAGCATTTGGAGTTGTAAAATTAGTTGTTGAACGTCCTTGTGGTAATTGATTGATAAACGGAGAAATATCCACACCAGCAATACTCCGTCCATCTTCTGCCCTAATTTTAACCGCCGCCGGATTAGTAACGACAAATTCTCTCCCATCTCCGGGAAGATGATTATAAACTCCGACTTCTATCGCTTTCAATAAAGTAGATTTTCCGTGATATCCGCCACCGACAATTAAATTAATTCCCGCCGGAATGCCCATACCAGTTATTTTACCTCGATTCGGACAAGCAAATTCAACTCGCAAAGATTCTGGTGACTGAAAGGGAATTGCTTCGTCTTGTAACGGGCGATCGTCTACACCGCTACGCCGTGGTAAAATTGCCCCATCAGCGACAAAAGCGACTAAATTATTTTCCGCTAATTGTTGACGCAACCAGTCTGCATCTTCCACCGTTTCAACTTGCTTTTGAATCGCTGATTTATCTAAGGAATCATATAATAAAGCTGCTGCGACAATTTCCGGAATATCTTCACATAACATCGCTGCTGCTTGACGACCTAAAATCCTTCTTCCTTGGGCTGGTAAACCAACAACAAAACGAACTTCTACTTCTTTTTTACTAACAAAAGCCGCAGTCCTTTCTAAGATTTCTTGTCCGTAACGAGTAATCGCAATTAAACCACTTTTTCCGGTTCCTCGTTTACCGCTAATTTCTCTCGCCATCTGGTCAAATTGACGAATCAAATAATCTCTTAAGCCAATTTCTCGACTCAAGGAATTATACAGTTGTTCGGGAAAACCTGCAATTGCTTGCGGTATTTTGACTCGGACTTTACTCGGTGCCGCAAAAGGATCTCCTTGTACATGGTCGATAATTAAAGTAAAGTCAGGAAAGTTGTAACTTCCTTTGATATCTTTGTAGGCTTTGTAGCTACGATTATCTAAATTTAAAAGTAGGGAACGAAGTTTTTCTCGATTAGACATAAATTGATTTTCTGTACCAAAACGCCAAGGTTATTTTAAAAGCTAGAACCAGGTTGTTGCAGAAATTCTATCTCTTCCTTCGTACTTTTTCTACCTAAAATAGAATTTCGGTGAGGAAAGCGCCCAAATCGTTTAATGACTTGATAATGTCTTTTTGCGTAGTCGATGCTACTTGCACTTTCGGGGTCTGATTCTAAACTAGAAAATAATTCTAAACATCTTTCTTGATCTGCCAGTTTCTCGCTATGTTCAAAGGGAAGATAAATAAACCAACGCTGTACTGGTAATAATTCCTTGTCGTAACCTTTACTTACTGCATATTTTGCTAACTCTAAGGCTTTTTCGTCAGTAGCAAAGGCTTGGGGTTGACCGCGAAACATATTTCGAGAAAACTGATCTAAGACAATAATTAACGCTAAACAACTGTCAGGGTTATTTTTCCACTCATCTAATTCCCCTGCGGCTGCTCGATCGTAAGTATCGAGGAAACGCGATCGCACTTCTCGGTCGAATTCATCTTTCTTCACAAACCATTCTTGACGCTGCTTTCCATAACCCTCCTCACCCGCTTTACCAAACCAAAATTCTAGTATTTCTTCCATAAGTCCCCCTATAGGGCAGCCACTATTTCCCATTTTAAGAATAACACCTTTTTAGCCATTTGTCAACAAATTTTCGTCATTTGCCCAAACTCTTTTTGACCCAAAAATGAACAATTATCTTTGCGCCTTTGCGTCTTGGCGCGAAACAAAGTCACCATAGTAAAAAAGCAACAAAAACCCAAACGAGATGTTAGAACACCACGTAATCATAGTCGGCGGTGGATTAGCCGGATGTCGCGCCGCCCTAGAAATCAAACGTAGCGACCCGAACATCGATGTCGCCCTCATCGCCAAAACCCACCCCATCCGTTCCCACTCCGTCGCCGCCCAAGGAGGAATAGCCGCAACCCTAAAAAACGTCGATCCCCAAGATAGCTGGGAAGCCCACGCCTTCGATACAGTCAAAGGTTCAGACTATTTAGCCGACCAAGACGCAGTAGAAATCCTGACCAAATCAGCCCCAGACGTAATCATCGACCTCGAACACATGGGCGTATTATTTTCCCGCCTCCCTGACGGCAAAATCGCCCAACGCGCCTTTGGGGGACACTCCCACAAACGCACCTGCTACGCCGCCGATAAAACAGGTCACGCGATTTTACACGAACTGGTTAACAACCTCCACCGCAACCAAGTCCAAGTTTACGATGAGTGGTACGTGATGCAACTAATCCTCGAAGAAAACGAGGCGAAAGGTATCGTCATGTATCGCATTCTCGACGGACATATCGAAGTTGTCCGGGCGAAAGCAGTCATGTTTGCTACTGGGGGTTATGGTCGAGTTTTCAATACCACATCCAACGATTTCGCTTCCACAGGCGACGGTTTAGCAATGTCGGCTGCGGCAGGTTTACCTTTAGAAGACATGGAATTTGTCCAATTTCACCCGACAGGTTTGTATCCCGTAGGCGTATTAATTTCCGAAGCAGTTCGCGGTGAAGGGGCGTATTTAATTAATAGCGAAGGTTCGCGCTTCATGGAAAACTACGCCCCCAAACAAATGGAACTTGCACCTCGCGATATTACTTCTAGGGCGATAACGTTGGAAATTAGGGCTGGGCGAGGTGTCTATCCCGATGGTAAAGCGGGTGGTCCTTGTGTATTCCTGGATTTGCGCCACATGGGTAAAGAAAAAATTATGAGTCGAGTTCCCTTTTGTTGGGAAGAAGCCCACCGACTGGTAGGAGTTGATGCGGTACACGAACCGATGCCAGTACGTCCTACAGCCCATTATTCTATGGGTGGCATACCTGTAAACACTGACGGACAGGTAAGACGAAGTGGAGATAATTTAGTTACAGGTTTCTTTGCTGCGGGAGAATGCGCTTGCGTTTCAGTACATGGGGCAAATCGGCTAGGAAGTAATTCG contains:
- a CDS encoding permease codes for the protein MTNVFTLFLSLLFEAIPFLLLGIIVSSFLLVFASDRVISARLPNHPLWGAIFGSCLGLILPVCEYGNIPVARRMLLQQVPTPIVIGFLLGAPTINPITIWVTWIAFSDRLDIVVLRVVLVLIIAAIAGWVFHAQPDRESLLRRWLMLPHPRQNLSSSQAIWQQQRRDLLHSGTFLLSPLQTHQPNLVISTTKYTLLGRLSLVLDNIVLELRQLGIFLVCGCAIAAILQVIIPRYQLLNLGVGSISAVLVMMLLGMLVSTSATIDAFFIRAFSSSFSSGALLAYLIFGAIADLKSLSLIFSVFRPRAALYLLLLAAELTFLLTSFINLKISY
- a CDS encoding FAD-binding domain-containing protein; this translates as MSELILFWHRRDLRISDNIGLAEARKKTNKIVGVFCLDPGILEADDVAPARVKYLLGCLSELQSSYQQAGSQLLILQGKPSQEIPDLAVAANAKAVYWNWDVEPYAKKRDRQVKEALTAKGIAVENFWDQLLHPPGEILTKSSNKPYTVYTPFWKNWYSQPKKSHAQKLENVKGLTEKEREIVKARSLPSAQDLGYVWDNELLLQPGEKAAQARLREFCDKTIGEYQQQRDFPYVDGTSRLSAALKFGAIGIRTVWEASQEAYNQSRSDETKASIETWQKELAWREFYQHAIYFFPQLAEGPYREYWQDFPWDNSEKYFQAWCEGKTGYPIVDAAMRQLNTVGWMHNRCRMIVASFLTKDLIINWQWGEKYFMQRLFDGDLAANNGGWQWSASSGMDPKPLRIFNPYSQTQKYDPEAEYIRQWLPELSSVDTECLVTGKIAAEDRDRCGYPQPIVNHKQQQKEFKQRYQQVKNN
- the purD gene encoding phosphoribosylamine--glycine ligase, with the protein product MKVLVVGSGGREHALAWKLLQSKRITGVYCVPGNGGTAVMKGCKNLPLRVDDFEGISRFLEVHGIPLVVVGPELPLSMGIADYLKDLNVMVFGPNKAGAQIEASKSWAKELMLSANVPTPKAEMFAEAETAIAYVEKQGAPIVIKADGLAAGKGVIVAQTVPEATTAIASLFQKGFSKVLVEEYLTGQEVSVLALTDGKTVRPLLPAQDHKRIGEGDTGENTGGMGAYAPAPIVTPELMSRIEREILQPTVEALVQRGIDYRGVLYAGLMITPEGTPKVLEFNCRFGDPETQAILPLLDTPLEQLFIACCEGKLAEQPPIAWKQGSAITVVASSPGYPGKYQKGLAIAGIEQAENFGAIVFHAGTKLKQQQLVTDGGRVLNVTAVGENFSVAKTKAYQGIEKIQFEGIYYRRDIGHRLVSANFLAS
- the nblS gene encoding two-component system sensor histidine kinase NblS, encoding MAAATLVVSLLMSGLTFWAVNTIQQDARMNDTRFGSDLGLLLAANVAPAIAEGNLTEVARFTNRFYSSTSSVRYMIYADESGKIFYGIPYSEEEVQNSLTIERRIQLPESYAQYSELPLVRQHLTPDGQVTDVFVPLNYQGKYWGVLAIGINANPTVVASSHLTRDVTIAVFISIWAMVILGAVFNALTITRPIKELLLGVKNIAAGNFKQRIDLPFKGELGELISSFNEMAERLERYEEQNIEELTAEKAKLETLMSTIADGAVLLDTDLHVILVNPTAQRIFGWEGLPVVGENVLHHLPAALTVKLTKPLYQIATSETIAEEKGDFPSDEAVKTHSRLPEIGEFRLTLTEPTQRTVRILLIKVLDQRTETIKGIAMTVQDITREVELNEAKSQFISNVSHELRTPLFNIKSFIETLYEYGEDLSEAERREFLDTANHETDRLTRLVNDVLDLSRLESNRTYVLGAVDLLQTAEQTLRTYQLNAKDKGIELSQEIEPNLPPVVGHYDLLLQVLANLVGNSLKFTKAGGKITIRAYNLESTPYPLEEIEKVRIEVSDTGIGIDKEDQEAIFDRFFRVENRVHTLEGTGLGLSIVRNIIEKHNTTVHLVSEVGIGTTFWFDLPVYSEELIQSYQDTDEN
- a CDS encoding zinc ribbon domain-containing protein, with amino-acid sequence MPDCPHCQQPVDVEAVTCPHCRAILKAYGHPGIPLHQATAGDYLCDRCVYHEDDTCNFPQRPYAKTCTLFRDRHEPLELTPPRYNPGFKLWFKRNLGILLLVSLILVSILIALN
- a CDS encoding aspartate aminotransferase family protein — encoded protein: MANQLEAFWMPFTANRQFKAKPRLLVGAKEMYYTTVDGREILDGTAGLWCVNAGHCRPKIVAAIQQQVAKLDYAPPFQMGHPGAFELAERLIKMVPGDFDRVFYGNSGSEAVESALKIAIAYHRVKGEGTRQRLIGRERGYHGVGFGGISVGGIANNRKFFGSLITGVDHLPHTHNLEHNAFTRGQPQWGSHLADELERIVTLHDASTIAAVIVEPVAGSTGVLIPPVGYLKRLREICDKYGILLIFDEVITGFGRLGKSFASEYFGVIPDLITVAKGLTNGTIPMGAVFVKKGIYDTFMDAAAENAIELFHGYTYSGHPVACAAAMATLDVYEEEGLFARADSLANYWQEAVHSLRDLPQIIDLRNIGLVAGIELESIPGKPGMRGRECLQRCYEQGLLIRVTGDIIALSPPLIISKEQIEQMFEILAKVLRELDQ
- a CDS encoding DUF4278 domain-containing protein codes for the protein MCLSSRSLGLPWQSVAYQTPESDILLTYRGTSYQARQRLSMPSLPIIKLKYRGINYFQSPSIFK
- a CDS encoding ABC-ATPase domain-containing protein, encoding MSNREKLRSLLLNLDNRSYKAYKDIKGSYNFPDFTLIIDHVQGDPFAAPSKVRVKIPQAIAGFPEQLYNSLSREIGLRDYLIRQFDQMAREISGKRGTGKSGLIAITRYGQEILERTAAFVSKKEVEVRFVVGLPAQGRRILGRQAAAMLCEDIPEIVAAALLYDSLDKSAIQKQVETVEDADWLRQQLAENNLVAFVADGAILPRRSGVDDRPLQDEAIPFQSPESLRVEFACPNRGKITGMGIPAGINLIVGGGYHGKSTLLKAIEVGVYNHLPGDGREFVVTNPAAVKIRAEDGRSIAGVDISPFINQLPQGRSTTNFTTPNASGSTSQAANIIEALEAGAKLLLVDEDTAATNFMIRDRRMQQLISKDKEPITPFIDKIQQLYADYGVSTILVMGGSGDYFDVADTVIAMDNFQPHDVTAKAKAIAREYVTERSAEGGRKFGKITSRIPLPESIDPSRGRRAVKVKVRDVDEVAFGTEDIDLTAVEQIVDSGQLRAIAAAIVYAKQRYIDRQNDLPTILDLTIGDLENEGLDVITDYPQGDLAYFRRFELAAALNRLRTLAVK
- a CDS encoding DUF924 family protein, translating into MEEILEFWFGKAGEEGYGKQRQEWFVKKDEFDREVRSRFLDTYDRAAAGELDEWKNNPDSCLALIIVLDQFSRNMFRGQPQAFATDEKALELAKYAVSKGYDKELLPVQRWFIYLPFEHSEKLADQERCLELFSSLESDPESASSIDYAKRHYQVIKRFGRFPHRNSILGRKSTKEEIEFLQQPGSSF